Proteins co-encoded in one Opitutus terrae PB90-1 genomic window:
- a CDS encoding formate--tetrahydrofolate ligase — protein sequence MNPAGLTALEISRRAQLRPIAEVAAQLGIAADDLDLYGRYRAKLSLGLTRRLQDAPPGKLVLMTAITPTPAGEGKTTTSIGLVDALNRIGRKAVVCLREPAIGPCFGMKGGGAGGGRAQVVPMEDINLHFNGDFHAVTSAHNLLAAMLDSHLHFGNALGIDVRRVLWRRVMDMNDRALRELVIGLGGAGNSMPRESGFDITAASEVMATLCFAESLPDLKERFGRIAVAWNAARRLVTANDLKAAGAMTVLMRYAIQPNLVQTLEGSPALIHGGPFGNIAHGCNSVTATKLGLRLAEFAVTEAGFGADLGAEKFLNIKCRKTGLRPDVAVLVATIRALKYHGGVKVADLGRPDVAALTAGLDNLRKHLENLRAFGLPVVVAVNTFPSDTLEEWQVVAAACAELGAPVARCEHFTRGGEGAEDLARLVAQTAATPSRPIAFTYADDLPLLEKVRSVARAIYGADDVVPEGATAEKLRGFEAAGFGALPVCMAKTQYSFSANPQLRNRPRGFKVPLRDARLNAGPGFVVIYTGEIMTMPGLPKVPAAEAMDIDADGNTVGLF from the coding sequence GACCTGGATCTCTACGGCCGTTACCGCGCGAAGCTCTCGCTCGGACTCACGCGGCGCTTGCAGGACGCGCCGCCAGGAAAGCTCGTGCTGATGACGGCGATCACGCCGACCCCCGCCGGCGAGGGTAAGACGACCACGAGCATCGGCCTCGTCGACGCGCTGAACCGGATCGGCCGGAAGGCCGTGGTGTGCCTGCGCGAACCGGCGATCGGCCCGTGCTTCGGCATGAAAGGCGGCGGCGCCGGTGGCGGGCGCGCACAGGTCGTGCCGATGGAGGACATCAACCTCCATTTCAACGGCGACTTCCACGCGGTGACCTCCGCGCACAACCTGCTCGCGGCGATGCTCGACAGCCACCTGCACTTCGGCAACGCGCTCGGCATCGATGTGCGGCGCGTGCTCTGGCGGCGCGTGATGGACATGAACGACCGCGCCCTGCGCGAACTCGTGATCGGACTCGGCGGTGCGGGCAACTCGATGCCGCGCGAGTCGGGCTTCGACATCACGGCTGCGTCCGAGGTGATGGCGACGCTCTGTTTTGCTGAGTCGCTGCCGGACCTGAAGGAGCGGTTCGGTCGGATCGCGGTGGCGTGGAACGCGGCCCGCCGGCTGGTCACCGCGAACGACCTGAAAGCGGCGGGCGCCATGACCGTGCTGATGCGCTACGCGATCCAGCCGAACCTGGTGCAGACGCTGGAGGGCAGCCCCGCACTCATTCACGGCGGACCTTTCGGCAACATCGCGCACGGCTGCAACTCCGTCACCGCGACGAAACTCGGACTCCGGCTGGCCGAGTTCGCCGTGACGGAGGCGGGCTTCGGCGCCGATCTCGGCGCGGAGAAGTTTCTCAACATCAAATGTCGCAAGACCGGTCTGCGGCCCGATGTGGCGGTGTTGGTGGCGACGATCCGCGCGCTGAAATATCACGGGGGAGTCAAGGTGGCGGATCTCGGCCGGCCGGACGTGGCCGCGCTGACCGCGGGACTCGACAATCTGCGCAAGCACCTTGAGAACCTGCGCGCGTTCGGGCTGCCGGTGGTGGTGGCGGTGAACACGTTTCCGAGTGACACGCTCGAGGAATGGCAGGTCGTGGCGGCGGCGTGCGCAGAGCTGGGCGCTCCCGTGGCGCGCTGCGAGCATTTCACCCGGGGCGGCGAGGGCGCCGAAGATCTCGCCCGGCTGGTGGCGCAGACGGCCGCGACGCCGAGCCGGCCGATCGCGTTCACCTATGCCGACGACCTGCCGCTGCTCGAGAAGGTGCGGAGCGTTGCGCGGGCGATCTACGGCGCAGATGACGTGGTGCCAGAAGGTGCGACGGCGGAAAAGCTGCGCGGCTTCGAGGCGGCGGGTTTCGGCGCGCTGCCGGTGTGCATGGCGAAGACGCAGTATTCGTTTTCGGCGAATCCGCAGCTGCGCAACCGGCCGCGCGGGTTCAAGGTGCCGCTGCGCGACGCGCGGCTGAACGCCGGCCCCGGTTTCGTCGTGATCTACACTGGCGAAATCATGACGATGCCCGGTTTGCCCAAGGTCCCCGCCGCCGAGGCGATGGACATCGACGCGGACGGCAACACGGTGGGGTTGTTCTAG
- a CDS encoding sensor histidine kinase, translating into MDDLLARALGGDTSQLVAEQRQALLSRLLSRLAHEVRNPLSSLDVHVQLLEEDLHQLPGGTLPKAAERLEIIRTELKRLDNIVLQFLSLAGPTTVNRQPVQIGEVIDYVCRLFAPEAATRDIELSAHVDAGLPPLEADRAQLTQALVNLVINALQAVERRGRVEVLARRNETPAALVVEVRDSGAGIDPQHAVAMFEPFYTTRDQGTGLGLWIVHQIVSAHGGRVQATNAPAGGAVFTLQLPVPATTL; encoded by the coding sequence GTGGATGATCTTCTGGCCCGCGCACTCGGTGGGGATACCTCGCAGCTCGTCGCGGAGCAGCGGCAGGCCTTGCTGTCCCGGCTGCTCTCGCGGCTGGCGCACGAGGTGCGCAATCCGCTGAGCTCGCTCGATGTCCACGTGCAGCTGCTCGAGGAGGACCTGCATCAGCTCCCCGGCGGCACGTTGCCCAAGGCCGCGGAACGCCTGGAGATCATCCGGACCGAACTGAAGCGGCTGGACAATATCGTCCTGCAATTTCTCAGCCTCGCCGGCCCGACGACGGTGAATCGCCAGCCGGTGCAGATCGGCGAAGTGATTGACTACGTCTGCCGGCTCTTCGCGCCCGAGGCGGCGACGCGCGACATCGAGCTCAGCGCCCACGTCGACGCCGGGCTGCCGCCACTGGAAGCGGATCGCGCCCAGCTCACGCAGGCGTTGGTCAACCTCGTGATCAATGCGCTGCAGGCGGTGGAACGCCGCGGCCGCGTGGAAGTGCTGGCGCGCCGCAATGAGACGCCCGCGGCTCTCGTGGTGGAGGTGCGCGACAGCGGCGCCGGCATCGATCCCCAGCACGCCGTCGCGATGTTCGAGCCGTTTTACACGACGCGCGATCAGGGCACGGGTCTCGGACTGTGGATCGTGCACCAAATCGTGTCGGCCCACGGCGGCCGCGTGCAGGCGACGAATGCGCCGGCGGGCGGCGCGGTGTTCACGCTGCAACTGCCGGTGCCGGCGACAACCTTATGA